The Temnothorax longispinosus isolate EJ_2023e chromosome 12, Tlon_JGU_v1, whole genome shotgun sequence genome includes a window with the following:
- the LOC139823122 gene encoding methylglutaconyl-CoA hydratase, mitochondrial codes for MVSLVASVRVSSSLRYLCACAARTLTTSAMPSPKDEAKEVIINYLDGKDNGIAVLGLNRPTARNSLGKTLVSQLDEALATIRQNNKLRVLIIRSLVPKVFCAGADLRERFKMDNSEVLRFVSSLRGLMTNVETLPTPVISAIDGAALGGGLELALASDIRVASSEAKMGLVETKLAILPGAGGTQRLPRIIGTAKAKELIYTARILDGDQAMEIGLVNEVVPQNKVGDAAYQIALSIAREILPNGPIGVRLAKVAISKGTEVSLEDGMEIERQCYSKLVDTKDRIEGLAAFAAKRVPVYQGA; via the exons ATGGTTTCATTAGTGGCAAGCGTCCGAGTTTCCAGCTCTCTTCGCTACTTGTGTGCTTGTGCCGCAAGGACATTGACTACAAGCGCAATGCCAAGTCCTAAGGACGAGGCGAAAGAAGTGATCATTAATTACCTTGATGGAAAGGACAACGGTATCGCTGTATTAGGATTGAACAGGCCTACCGCTCGTAACTCCCTCGGGAAGACCTTGGTCTCTCAGTTGGACGAAGCATTGGCCACCATCAGGCAAAACAACAAGCTGAGAGTGCTGATAATACGCAGTCTGGTCCCAAAAGTGTTTTGCGCCGGGGCAGACCTGCGAGAGAGATTCAAAATGGATAATTCCGAGGTGCTACGATTCGTGTCCTCTCTGAGAGGTCTCATGACCAACGTGGAAACCCTGCCGACGCCGGTAATATCGGCCATCGATGGTGCGGCATTGGGCGGAGGATTGGAACTCGCGTTAGCCAGCGATATCAGAGTCGCCTCTTCCGAGGCCAAGATGGGCCTCGTAGAAACGAAACTAGCCATACTACCAGGCGCCGGTGGAACGCAGAGACTCCCGAGGATAATCGGAACAGCCAAGGCTAAAGAACTGATTTACACCGCGCGGATTCTGGACGGTGACCAGGCGATGGAAATTGGTCTCGTGAACGAGGTGGTTCCGCAAAACAAGGTCGGCGATGCAGCTTACCAAATAGCTCTTTCGATCGCAAGAGAAATTTTACCCAACGGTCCCATTGGTGTTAG ATTGGCAAAAGTGGCTATATCTAAAGGCACGGAGGTATCTCTAGAAGACGGTATGGAGATCGAGAGGCAGTGCTACAGTAAGCTCGTGGATACGAAGGACCGAATCGAAGGACTCGCGGCTTTCGCGGCGAAGCGCGTACCTGTCTACCAAGGAGCGTGA